The genomic DNA GCGCGCGGATGAACAAGGTGTGCGTGCCGGGCACGAGCGCGTTCCACGCGAATACGGTGGAGAATTGGGGCGGCGCCGCGTTCGTCGGCACGACGTACGTGTAAATTTGATTGTCCACCCACAGATCAAGTTGCGTCACCCCCGCTTCATCCGCTGCGGCGGCGTAAATGGAAACGATCTCGCCCAGTTCGACCTGGGGCGTACCGACCGGAAATACGATCACCGCGCTCGGCTTGCGCGCATCGGCGACGACGTTGACGGTGGCTTCATCTGCACTGCTCACGCGATTCGTCGCGTCGTACGCGAGCGCGCGCAACACGTACGCGCCGGTTTGCGTCGGCGTCCACGGTACGATCACGGAAAACACCGGCAGTTTGACGGTTGGCGTTTCGGAACGCACAAGTGCGCCATCCACATAAAGCTCGAGGCGCGCCACACCTTGATCGTCTGCCGCGTACACGACGACGTTGATCACCTGGTTGACACTGACCTGGGTGTTGTTCTGCGGCGAAACCAATTGGACGACGGGCGCGGTCGTCGCGATATGCGCGGACACTTGCGCGTCCGGTGTAACAGGCGCGGCAGTCGGCGAGGGCATCACCGTTGGAAACGCAATGACCGTTGGCACGCCACTCGTCGCGGTCGGCGCGGGACGCGTGGCGGTTGGAGTAATCTCGGTCGGGAGCACATTCGGTAACGCTTCGCATGAAGTCGCGATCAACGCGACGATCAATCCCAACAGCGCGCGGCGCAGGACAAACAACGAGTGACGCACCTCTTGCCGCGCGCCACTCGTCTGGTTCGGACGGGTAAACATTGCGGGCATTATAATCCAATTTGAATGTGCGTCAAAACGCTGTCGCCGTACGGGTGTCCGTCAAAATTTTGGAACACTCAACCTGGCGAAGGTTTTGACGACAAATCAAATATGATTGCCGTTCAACCTTCGCAAGGTTTTTTCACCACCCAAAACTTTGACGCAATCCCTCGCCGGACTTTCTTTTTGCGATCAATACCTTCGCCAATCAAAAACTGAATGCAAAATCGTGGGGCAATTTTCCAAAATTGCCAAACAGAATCCGCGTTTGGCGAAGGTGTTGTGCGATAACACACCTTAAATGAGACGCTCTCCTAGTTCAACACACATTGACAAATCTGTCCGATACTAGTATGATTGCGCCCAATAGTACAGTCTAATTCATCTCGCACTCATTCGTATGCTAGCACAGCGACGTGTTAGCAAGACAAGGGAGCCATTTGGTTTTATGCTAAACTGTGCTCAATGTGGAACGTTGAATGCTGATGACAGTCATTACTGTCGCGCGTGCGGCACGCGTCTCGCCGCACAGACCTTCTCGCCTTGTCGGCATTGCGGCGCAACCAATCCCTCCGAAAGTCTGTACTGCAGTCACTGCGGCGGAACGCTTCTCTCACCCAGTCCGCTGATCGCGCGCCCCAAATTTACGTTCCCGCAACCCGATTCCGACCCGCCCACTGCCGCGCCCTCCGCGCCCGAAGCGCTCCCGGCGCGCGACACCAAGCCGATCCGCGAACCAGCCGCGCCCAGCCAGGGCTTGATTCCAACGCACGAATTACTGCGCATGGCAAACGCGATCGGGATTGACATTGACTATAGCACTCTGCGCTTTTGGCAAAAACGCGGCTTGGTCTCGCGACCATTGCGCGGTCCGGTCGAGAGCGGTCGCGGCACACGCGGCTATTACGATGCGAGTCTGATCGAACGCTTGGGTTTCATTCGCGAGATTCAAAAAACCTACTCGTTAGGTCTGGATGCGATTCGCGATGAATTGCAAAAGATAGATCAAGATATCGCCATCGCCGGCGACGCCTCGCGCGTCTATCGCGAACGGCTCACCGTTCTGCAATCGCACCGCGAGACTGAATCGAAACGCACACTGCTCGGCGTACTCGCGCGCGTGCTGAACATTCCCGCCGATGAAATCGCCATCGTCAGCGTACGAAAAAAAGACGGACAAAGCGTTCGCGTGTTCACGGATCGTTCACTGCGCGAACCCGGTCCGGAGATGACGCACGCAGACTTGGCGCGTTTGCTCGACGAAGAAAAAGAAAAGACGGTCAAGAAAACGAATTGACAAAATCGTCGTTCCGGCGATAATCGCCATCACAGGCAACGACGGAGACAAGTACCCGTTTCACATCCGCCAGAGAGAAAGACACTCGGTGCAAGTCTTTTCGGATCACGACGGCGAAATTCCCTCCCGAGCCGCGCACGCGAAATCGAAATTTGAAACTAGTGCGCGCCGCGTATCTCGCGTTACCGAGAAAGCCGATGTTGGTCGGCAAGAGTGAGTGCTATAGTGAGATAGTGCAATAGTGAGATGGTAGATTTGCAATCCTACTATCGCACTAACCCACTACCGCACTATTGAACTAACCAGGGTGGTACCGCGAGACGTAAACGCTCTCGTCCCTTTGGGGGCGGGAGTTTTTTATTGAATCGGAGGCAGGCGTGAAACCAATCTTGAGCGCGCTGGCGGAGCACTGTGCAAATGCCAATTTGGAATTGCTCAACACTGCTTCCCAGTTGAGTGAATCTGATTTGCGCGCGGCGACAAGCCCGAGCCGCGATTCTGTGTTTCGCTTGATCCAGCACCTCGTTGCAGGCGAAGCGTATTTTCTCGCGCGCTGCCAGGGCAAACATATCAAAATTGATCAGCAAGCCATCGCGACCATGGAATCACTCAAGACATTCGCCAACGCGGTAAGCGCAGAGATGCGAGCATTTATCGCAAACCTGGACGATGCACAGGCGCAACGCGTGATGGACACGCAAATCATGGATCGTTCGTTCCGATTTCCGATTTGGCAAATGCTCGTGCAAGCGTTCATGCACTCGGCGCAACATCGCGGCGAGCTTTCGATCCTGCTCAGTTCCCTGGGTCATCCCTTGCCAACCTCGGACATTATCGTCCAATTTATTCAGCAAAGTGGACAGGAATGGTTTCCGAGAAAGTAAACATCACGTTTCATCTTGTCCCGCTCGCGTACTGGGATTCGCTCGACCCGCGCGCCGATTACACCCCGGAACCGTTCGCGCGCGAAGGATTCATCCATTGTACCGACGGCGCGGACGAAATGGCGCGCACGGCGAATCGTTACTATCGCGATAATCCCGCGCCGCATGTGTATCTTTACATTGACCAGTCACGCG from Chloroflexota bacterium includes the following:
- a CDS encoding MerR family transcriptional regulator; translated protein: MNADDSHYCRACGTRLAAQTFSPCRHCGATNPSESLYCSHCGGTLLSPSPLIARPKFTFPQPDSDPPTAAPSAPEALPARDTKPIREPAAPSQGLIPTHELLRMANAIGIDIDYSTLRFWQKRGLVSRPLRGPVESGRGTRGYYDASLIERLGFIREIQKTYSLGLDAIRDELQKIDQDIAIAGDASRVYRERLTVLQSHRETESKRTLLGVLARVLNIPADEIAIVSVRKKDGQSVRVFTDRSLREPGPEMTHADLARLLDEEKEKTVKKTN
- a CDS encoding DinB family protein, with product MKPILSALAEHCANANLELLNTASQLSESDLRAATSPSRDSVFRLIQHLVAGEAYFLARCQGKHIKIDQQAIATMESLKTFANAVSAEMRAFIANLDDAQAQRVMDTQIMDRSFRFPIWQMLVQAFMHSAQHRGELSILLSSLGHPLPTSDIIVQFIQQSGQEWFPRK